CGGCGTCGAGGAACACCTCGTTGAAGTCGACCTCACCGGTGATGTGGCGCAGCGGCCGGACGTCGACGCCGGGTGCGTGGAGGTCGACCAGGAAGTAGGTGATGCCCTTCCGCTTGGGGGCGTCGGGGTCGGTGCGGGCCAGGCAGACGCCCCAGTCCGACACGTGCGCCCACGTCGTCCACACCTTCTGGCCGGTGAGCACCCACTCGTCGCCGTCGCGCTCGGCGCGCATCGCCAGCGAGGCGAGGTCGGAGCCGGCGCCCGGCTCGCTGAAGAGCTGGCACCACCGCTCGGTGTTGTCGACGATGCGGGGCAGGAACCGGAGCCGCTGCTCCTCGGTCCCGTGGGCGAACAGCGCCGGAGCGCAGAGGTTGAGCCCCAGCGGGTTGAGGCGCCCAAGGCCGTACGGCGCCAGGACCGCCTCGATCGCCCGGGCCGTGTCCGGCGGCAGGTCGAGCCCGCCGTACTCCTTCGGCCACGTCGGCACGACGAGCCCGGAGGCGGCGAAGGTCGGGTACCAGGCCTCGTACTCGGCGAATGTGCGGACCTCCCGCAGCGGGCGGCCCGCGGCGGCCGCCTGCCGCCACACCTCGGGGACGTGGTCCTCGACCCAGGCGCGGGCGTCACCGGGGTTCACCGGCCGCCCCTCCGAAATGTGCACGAAAACGCACGGTTTCCGTGCGTTCCGGTGCACATTTCGCCGTCGTCGCCGTCATCGGCCCGTGAACCCGGGGTCGCGCTTCTCGACGAAGGCCTTGAGGCCCTCCTTGAAGTCCTCGCTGCGGCTGGACAGCTCCATGGCGAAGGCCTCGTCGCGGAGGTGCTGGTCGAGGGTGTGCTCGGCGGAGGTGTGCAGGAGCCACTTCGTGAGCCCCAGCGCCACGGTGGGACCTTCGGCCAGCCGGCGGGCCAGGGCTTCGGCCTCCGCGTCGACCTCGGCCGCCGGGACGGCCCGGTGCCCCAGGCCCCACTCCACGGCGGTGGTGCCGTCGATCGCCGTGCCCAGCAGCAGCAGCTCCCGGGCCCGCTGCAGGCCGACGAGCCGCGGCAGCAGCCAGCTGCCCCCGCTGTCGACCGTGAACCCCCGCTCGCTGAACGGCTCCCACACCCGGGCGTCGTCGGCGAGCACCGGGAAGTCGGCCGCGGCGGCGAGGTGCAGGCCGATGCCGGCGACCCAGCCCCGTGCCGCCACCACGACCGGCACCTGGGTGGTGCACAGCACCGGGATCAGGCGATGGGCCTGCGACGGGAGCCGGCGCTGGATCGACCCGATCCGGGGCCGCGCCTCCTCGGCGTTGCGGGCGACGATGTCGAACCCGCTGCAGAAGTGGTCGCCCTCGGCGGTGACGAGGATGCTGCGCACGGCCTCGTCGCGGCCGGCGGCGTCGACCTCGTCGATCAGCGTGGCGACCATCTCGTCGTCGAGGGCGTTGCGCTTCGCCGGCTTGTCGAGGTGCAGGCGCAGCACGCCCTCGTCCCGTGAGACGACGACCGTCATCGGTCCTCCCAACGGGCCGCGATCTCGTCGAGCGCGCCCTGCAGGTCGGCGGCGGGCGGGTCGGGCAGCCGGACCGGACCGTGCTCCCGTGACGGCAGCAGCACGGTGGCGTGCCCCGGCGTCGTCACCTGGTCCCGCTGGTTGGCGCACGAGAGGTCGAGGTCGACCGCCGGCCGCCCGCCCTCGGCCAGGTACTTCCGGACCACGGTCCCGCGCACCCACTGGGTGTCGCCGACGTAGTTGAAGCTGCGGAACTCGCAGTCGAGCTTCCACAGCCAGGCGTCGTCACCCATCCAGTCGGTGCACAGGTGGATCAGCCACGTCTCGCGCATGCGCCCGTAGTCGAAGGTGGTCGGGTTGCCCGACCGCTTGGCGAACTCGGGGTCCCAGTGCACCCGCTGCATCACGTCCGGGACGTTCTGCTCGTCGCGGTGGAAGAAGCGCGGGATGCGGCGCCGGTTGGCGGCGGCCAGGCGCAGCGCCTTCACGCCGTAGAGGCCCATGCCCATGCCGACGTGCCAGCAGATCATGTCGGTGACCGTGAGCGGCCCCTTCACCAGCGGGCCGACCTCGTCGCCCTCCGCCACGTCCTCCCAGAGCCTCGGGGTGCTCCCCCGCGGACCCTCGCCCGCGTACTGCGCCTCGATCGCGTCGATCTCCTCGTCGGTGTACGAGGCGAGCGCCACGTCGTCGTACTTCTTGCGCTCCCGGGCCTTGGTGCGCTCCGTGCGGACCATCAGCCGGTACTGGGCCGACAGCACCGGCCCGTCGACCTCCCGGAACACCTGCCCGGTCCACTCGTGCACGGCCCGCTCGGCGAACTCGCTGGGCTTGTCGAGCACGGCGACCAGGGCGTTGCGCCGGGCCACCGGTCGCAGGGGCCGCAACGGCGCCCACCACTCGCGGGCCGAGGCGGCGTAGAAGGCGTGGACGCCGCGCAGCGGGTCGCCCTTGAGCAGCGCCCGGGTGTCGGCGTCGAGCCCGGTGACCTCGTCGTCGCCGATCAGCGTGTCGCCCCCGACCAGCGGCGGCGGGGCGATCGGCGCGCCCCACACGGTCCCCTCGGCGTAGGCCGGGTCGCACCACAGCGGGTTGTCATCGCCGTAGGCCTCGGCCACGTGCCGGAACGTGTCGGTGGTCGGCAGGGCGTAGTGCGGCGGCATCGGGTGCGGCTCGGCCACCCCGATGCGGGCCCGCAGCCGGGCGATGCCCTCGTCGGTGATCGTGCCATCGGTCGTCGTCGTCGTCACAGGTCCTCCAACGGTCGGCGGTCCGACGCCGCGGGCTGGCGGCCGATGCGCAGGGGCGACAGCTCGCTGTCGACCAGCACGGTCCGCTGCCAGGCGGCGCCGAAGTCGACCAGCGCCCTGCTCCACCCGCCCAGCTCCCCGTCGGCGTACCACGCCTGCTCGAAGTCGCCCCAGGCCTTCCAGCTGGGGCAGGCCCACAGGAGGATGCACTCGTCGTCGGCCCGGAGCGCCGTCCGGAACGCGCCGACCAGCTCCAGGCCCTCGCCCTCGTAGGCGTCCTGGCCCTCGCCCCGCACCGCGGCGAGCAGGTCACCGGCCCGGCCGGGCGGCACCTGCACGATCTCGTGGCAGTACAGCGCGCCCCGCACGCCGTCCGCGCACAGCTCCTCGATGGGCCGGCTGTGGGCGTCGGGCACCAGGATCCGGTCGAGCCCGCCCCGCCGCAGCGACGCCGCCACCGACCACCACTCGGCCAGTGACGGGTCCTGGTCCCGGCCGCCGCCGGTCTCGACCTCGAAGTTGTGCACGAGGCCGTCCCAGCCGTCGAGCTCCCACATGTTGACGACCTCGGGCCAGCGGCCGGTCGAGCCGATCGTCGACCAGACCCCGTAGCACCGCTGGTTGCGCTCCTCCTGGGCGACCGGCACCCAGTTGGCGGTCATGTGGTGCTGGTACTTGGCGCGGTTGTGCCCCACGATGTCGATGAGCTCGTGGATGTAGATCTTGGTCACGAGGAGTTCGAGGGCCACTCGGGCCGGTGGTAGCCGTGGAACCGCAGCTCGCCGCCCCGGAGCTCGCGGATCGTGAGGAAGTCGCCCTTGTAGCCCTTGCGGTCGTGGGGCCCGAACTGGATGTAGGTGCCGGGCCCGCCGTTGGTCGCGGGCATCCAGCGGATGCGCTCCAGGCCGTCCTTCACCCAGCGGGGCTCCGGGATGGCGGCGTTGGCGATGCCGTGGATCGCCACCCGGGCCGTGTCGTAGGCCAGGGCGACGACGACGTTGCGGGTGGTCCGACCGAAGCGCTGCTCGAACCGCTGCACCATGGCGTTGTAGTTCGGGTTGGTGCCGTCCTCGCCCAGCTGGTCGACGCCGTGCCAGCCCTCCAGGCCCTCGGCCCACTGGTTGGAGTTCGAATAGAACATGAAGGCGGTGCCCATCACCCGGGGCGGGTCCCAGCCGAGCGCCTTGAACGCCTCGGCGAAGTGGAGCGTGGCGTAGCCGTAGCCGCCGTAGTAGATGCCCTCCACCCCCAGGTCGCGCATGAGGGCGAGGTCGTCCTTCAGGCCGCGGGGGTTCGGCTCCAGCTTCACCTCCCGCATGACCTTGAGCCCGAGCTGCAGTGCGGTGTCGCGGAAGTAGTCGGCGTAGTCACGGCCCGACGACCCCTGCTCCCAGAACATGCCGACCTTCTCGAGTCCCGCGGCCCGCAGCCACTGGGCGCACATGACGCCCTCGGTGGGGATGTCGCCGTTGGCGACCGTGAAGCAGTAGTCGGAGGCGAAGCGGTGCGCTCCCGTCCAGCCGATGCAGGGCACCCGCAGCTCGTTCGCCAGATCCTGGAGCACCAGGGAGTTGTCGCTGATCAGCGGGCCGAGCACCACGACGCAACCCTGGTCGACCAGCCAGCGGTAGCCGTCGAGCACCTTGCGGTAGTTCTCCCGGGGCAGGCCACGGGCATCGGCGACCACCAGCTCGATCGGGCCGCGGCCGTACACGCCCTCGTTCAGCGCGTCCTCGACGGCGAGGATCGTGGGGTCGATCCAGTCGGCCAGCAGCTGCCCGAGGTCCATGTCGACCAGCACGCCGATCTTCACCGGCTCCCACGGGTCGCCCTGGGTCTGGACGCCACGGGTGGGCGGGTAGGTCGTGATGCCCTGCACGGCGCGGTCGCCGCGTGCGCCGCCGCCCTCGTACCAGGTCGTGCCCTCGCCGCGATCGCCGGTGAGGTAGCTCTCGGTGCCGAACCGGACC
The genomic region above belongs to Acidimicrobiales bacterium and contains:
- a CDS encoding ABC transporter substrate-binding protein; amino-acid sequence: VRFGTESYLTGDRGEGTTWYEGGGARGDRAVQGITTYPPTRGVQTQGDPWEPVKIGVLVDMDLGQLLADWIDPTILAVEDALNEGVYGRGPIELVVADARGLPRENYRKVLDGYRWLVDQGCVVVLGPLISDNSLVLQDLANELRVPCIGWTGAHRFASDYCFTVANGDIPTEGVMCAQWLRAAGLEKVGMFWEQGSSGRDYADYFRDTALQLGLKVMREVKLEPNPRGLKDDLALMRDLGVEGIYYGGYGYATLHFAEAFKALGWDPPRVMGTAFMFYSNSNQWAEGLEGWHGVDQLGEDGTNPNYNAMVQRFEQRFGRTTRNVVVALAYDTARVAIHGIANAAIPEPRWVKDGLERIRWMPATNGGPGTYIQFGPHDRKGYKGDFLTIRELRGGELRFHGYHRPEWPSNSS
- a CDS encoding enoyl-CoA hydratase-related protein, translated to MTVVVSRDEGVLRLHLDKPAKRNALDDEMVATLIDEVDAAGRDEAVRSILVTAEGDHFCSGFDIVARNAEEARPRIGSIQRRLPSQAHRLIPVLCTTQVPVVVAARGWVAGIGLHLAAAADFPVLADDARVWEPFSERGFTVDSGGSWLLPRLVGLQRARELLLLGTAIDGTTAVEWGLGHRAVPAAEVDAEAEALARRLAEGPTVALGLTKWLLHTSAEHTLDQHLRDEAFAMELSSRSEDFKEGLKAFVEKRDPGFTGR
- a CDS encoding acyl-CoA dehydrogenase family protein, whose translation is MNPGDARAWVEDHVPEVWRQAAAAGRPLREVRTFAEYEAWYPTFAASGLVVPTWPKEYGGLDLPPDTARAIEAVLAPYGLGRLNPLGLNLCAPALFAHGTEEQRLRFLPRIVDNTERWCQLFSEPGAGSDLASLAMRAERDGDEWVLTGQKVWTTWAHVSDWGVCLARTDPDAPKRKGITYFLVDLHAPGVDVRPLRHITGEVDFNEVFLDAVHVPDAHRVGAEGEGWKVAGATLSGERQMVSGAGSGGVDRIGGSGADTLLQARIEDPVLRQRVVGLWAEERIRAWTNRRLRGGPLTSLGKVHQGDLNQRIQLAACDRLGAAALAWEGDGLPREVKGMLRSRANTIEGGTTEVNKNVVGERVLGLPREPDPFAGAPWKEVPRS